In Diorhabda sublineata isolate icDioSubl1.1 chromosome 4, icDioSubl1.1, whole genome shotgun sequence, a single window of DNA contains:
- the LOC130442534 gene encoding uncharacterized protein LOC130442534 isoform X2: MVKNFLLAIKIILVTFIARSSALWCYQCVSTQPGCGNPFNWLFHWTKVCPEDDDVCVKILEQKNADHYEGCRPAAVDVKLANYVNNSVKELDIYRNYYDNTTWCFCFLDHRCNSGISMEYSITYIVTCSIVIFHQLL; encoded by the exons atggtaaaaaattttctgttggCGATAAAGATAATTTTAGTAACATTTATTGCTAGAA gtTCTGCGTTATGGTGTTATCAATGTGTTTCTACCCAACCAGGTTGTGGAAACCCTTTTAATTGGCTGTTTCATTGGACAAAGGTTTGTCCTGAAGATGATGATGTTTGTGTAAAAAttcttgaacaaaaaaatg CAGATCATTATGAGGGTTGTCGCCCTGCTGCCGTGGATGTAAAACTCGCAAATTATGTTAATAATTCAGTAAAAGAATTGGATATTTACAg aAACTACTATGACAATACAACCTGGTGTTTCTGCTTCTTGGACCATAGATGTAACAGTGGCATTTCAATGGAATATTCAATAACATATATAGTGACATGTTCAATAGTAATATTTCATCAACTTTTATGA
- the LOC130442534 gene encoding uncharacterized protein LOC130442534 isoform X1 encodes MVKNFLLAIKIILVTFIARSSALWCYQCVSTQPGCGNPFNWLFHWTKVCPEDDDVCVKILEQKNGETIITRDCLSSLQGLRTDIPADHYEGCRPAAVDVKLANYVNNSVKELDIYRNYYDNTTWCFCFLDHRCNSGISMEYSITYIVTCSIVIFHQLL; translated from the exons atggtaaaaaattttctgttggCGATAAAGATAATTTTAGTAACATTTATTGCTAGAA gtTCTGCGTTATGGTGTTATCAATGTGTTTCTACCCAACCAGGTTGTGGAAACCCTTTTAATTGGCTGTTTCATTGGACAAAGGTTTGTCCTGAAGATGATGATGTTTGTGTAAAAAttcttgaacaaaaaaatg GTGAAACTATTATTACAAGAGACTGTTTAAGTTCTTTACAAGGACTTCGTACTGATATTCCAGCAGATCATTATGAGGGTTGTCGCCCTGCTGCCGTGGATGTAAAACTCGCAAATTATGTTAATAATTCAGTAAAAGAATTGGATATTTACAg aAACTACTATGACAATACAACCTGGTGTTTCTGCTTCTTGGACCATAGATGTAACAGTGGCATTTCAATGGAATATTCAATAACATATATAGTGACATGTTCAATAGTAATATTTCATCAACTTTTATGA